The following proteins come from a genomic window of Halorussus halophilus:
- a CDS encoding ATPase domain-containing protein, whose amino-acid sequence MTTGSLDRISTGSEGLDTILHGGLITERSYLIRGDPGTGKTILGMQYLTARIDEGETSLFVNIEETEDDIRRNASTLGIDLDDVHFLDLSPSSDVFAEDQSYDIFAPNEVEQDPITSRITKEVEKLSPDRVFIDPLTKLRHLSPDEYQFRKQVISLTRFLKEAGSTVLFTSQNTERDPDDDLQYITDGTIDLRNTPDARVLTVPKFRGSPTLSGQHAVRIAPGRGMAIYPELRPKQHDREFPSETISSGVTEVDDLLCGGLERGTVTVISGPTGVGKTTAGSLFMKEAARRGERSVIYMFEESKATFFERSESIGIPVKEMVDEGSLDVQEVEPLEQSAVEFANNVQQDVQERETDIVMIDGINGYELSLRDHEQEEVVRKVHRLCRYLTNMGVTVILVDEIQNVTGEFKATETGVSYLADNILFLRHLELSGEMRKAIGVLKKRTSDFERTLREFNISSHGVEVGEPLTGLRGLLTGKPEWANGASDHDQLGVVSEGDR is encoded by the coding sequence ATGACGACTGGTTCATTGGATCGTATCTCCACGGGGTCAGAAGGCTTAGACACTATCCTCCACGGTGGTCTCATCACCGAACGGAGCTACTTGATTCGGGGCGACCCCGGAACGGGAAAGACCATTCTCGGGATGCAGTACCTCACTGCCAGGATAGACGAGGGAGAAACGTCGCTGTTCGTCAACATCGAGGAGACCGAAGACGACATTCGCCGGAACGCCTCGACGCTGGGCATCGACCTGGACGACGTCCACTTCCTCGATTTGAGTCCGAGTTCCGACGTGTTCGCAGAAGACCAGTCGTACGACATCTTCGCACCGAACGAAGTCGAGCAGGACCCCATAACCAGTCGAATCACCAAAGAGGTCGAGAAACTCTCGCCCGACCGAGTGTTCATCGACCCGCTGACGAAGCTTCGACACCTCTCGCCCGACGAGTACCAGTTCCGAAAACAGGTCATCTCGCTCACCCGGTTTCTCAAAGAAGCCGGGTCCACCGTGCTGTTCACCTCCCAGAACACCGAGCGCGACCCCGACGACGACCTCCAGTACATCACCGACGGGACTATCGACCTCCGCAACACGCCCGACGCGCGAGTGCTGACCGTGCCCAAGTTCCGAGGGTCGCCGACGCTGTCGGGACAGCACGCAGTTCGAATCGCCCCCGGACGGGGGATGGCTATCTATCCGGAACTGCGACCGAAACAACACGACCGCGAGTTCCCGTCCGAAACTATTTCGTCCGGCGTCACGGAAGTGGACGACTTACTGTGCGGTGGGTTAGAACGTGGAACAGTCACGGTCATCAGCGGTCCGACGGGCGTCGGCAAGACCACCGCCGGATCGCTGTTCATGAAAGAGGCGGCCCGGCGCGGCGAACGGTCGGTCATCTACATGTTCGAGGAGTCGAAAGCGACGTTCTTCGAGCGAAGCGAGTCCATCGGCATTCCGGTCAAGGAGATGGTGGACGAAGGGTCGCTCGACGTACAAGAGGTCGAACCGCTCGAACAATCCGCGGTCGAGTTCGCCAACAACGTCCAGCAAGACGTGCAAGAGCGAGAGACCGACATCGTGATGATAGACGGCATCAACGGCTACGAACTCTCGCTGCGCGACCACGAGCAGGAGGAGGTCGTGCGAAAGGTTCACCGGCTCTGTCGGTACTTGACGAACATGGGCGTCACGGTCATCCTCGTGGACGAAATCCAGAACGTGACCGGCGAGTTCAAAGCCACCGAAACCGGCGTGAGCTATCTCGCGGACAACATCCTTTTCTTGCGCCATCTCGAACTTAGTGGCGAGATGCGCAAAGCCATCGGTGTGCTGAAAAAACGCACCAGCGACTTCGAACGTACCCTGCGGGAGTTCAACATAAGCAGTCACGGCGTCGAAGTCGGAGAACCACTGACCGGACTTCGCGGACTTCTCACCGGCAAGCCAGAGTGGGCCAACGGAGCCTCGGACCACGACCAGCTCGGGGTCGTCTCCGAAGGTGAC
- a CDS encoding hybrid sensor histidine kinase/response regulator, whose protein sequence is MGNSIRVLLVDDDTVVAEMAATYLKRANDRIEVVVESGPTSALDRVTGDEQIDCVVSDYDMPESNGLEFLDGVRQSDPDLPFILFTGKGSEEIASEAISAGVTDYLQKGTETEQYEVLANRVENAVTQHHAQVEVRETKQKIEALHDVATQAVACTSAQDIYDLAVEAAEETLAFDLCAVDVVEGGELVPQAVSKGVPTDGYYDTTNIDADDKLAARTYRTGDSSLVHDVRETAVVPAESEYRSALTVAIGEYGVLQAVSEEPNAFDDDDRELAEILAAHLEEALARLQSETELRAERDRFAALFENLPNAVVRYDLSGSEPIAASLNPAFEEVFGWSNSDIVGDSVDEYILPEDCHDEGRSLNHEVQRGNRIEGVEVHRNTTDGVRDFLLHTAPVTEDGGTEAFAIYVDITEQKERERKLASQNERLEEFASVVSHDLRNPLNVAHGRFEMLAEEIDDDNEHVPPLSRALDRMDALVGDLLALARRGQLVDESERVSLVNAANTAWTTVQTDTATLELDGDLVVDADDARFRELLENLFRNSVRHSSEDVTIEVGALDDGTGFYVQDDGPGIPESLRERVFDHGYTTSDEGTGFGLAIVSSIAEAHGWEVRLEENAAGGARFVFTQVSVHEQPVGR, encoded by the coding sequence ATGGGGAACTCCATCCGCGTTCTATTGGTGGACGACGACACCGTCGTCGCGGAGATGGCGGCGACGTACCTAAAGCGGGCTAACGACCGCATCGAGGTGGTAGTCGAGTCTGGACCGACTAGCGCGCTCGACCGCGTGACTGGCGACGAACAGATCGACTGTGTCGTCAGCGACTACGACATGCCCGAATCCAATGGATTGGAGTTCCTCGACGGCGTCCGGCAGTCAGACCCCGACCTCCCGTTCATCCTCTTCACGGGCAAGGGAAGCGAGGAGATAGCCAGCGAGGCTATCTCGGCAGGCGTCACCGACTACCTCCAGAAGGGAACCGAGACCGAACAGTACGAAGTGCTGGCCAACCGCGTCGAGAATGCTGTCACGCAACACCACGCACAGGTCGAGGTACGCGAGACCAAACAGAAGATAGAAGCCCTCCACGACGTTGCCACCCAAGCGGTGGCCTGCACGTCGGCACAGGATATCTACGACCTCGCGGTCGAGGCGGCAGAGGAGACCTTGGCGTTCGACCTCTGTGCGGTCGATGTGGTCGAGGGAGGCGAACTCGTCCCGCAAGCGGTCTCGAAAGGCGTCCCAACGGACGGCTACTACGACACGACGAACATCGACGCCGACGACAAACTCGCCGCTCGGACGTACCGGACTGGCGACTCCTCGTTAGTCCACGACGTGAGGGAGACAGCAGTGGTGCCTGCCGAGAGCGAGTATCGCTCTGCACTGACGGTCGCTATCGGCGAGTACGGCGTCCTCCAAGCGGTCTCGGAAGAACCGAACGCGTTCGACGACGACGACCGGGAGTTGGCCGAAATACTCGCCGCACACCTGGAAGAAGCGCTGGCACGACTCCAATCGGAGACAGAGTTGCGCGCCGAGCGCGACAGATTCGCCGCGCTGTTCGAGAACCTCCCGAACGCCGTCGTGCGCTACGACTTGAGCGGCAGTGAGCCGATCGCAGCGTCGCTCAACCCCGCGTTCGAAGAAGTGTTCGGTTGGAGCAACAGCGACATCGTCGGCGACTCCGTGGACGAGTACATCTTGCCCGAGGACTGCCACGACGAGGGGCGTTCGCTTAACCACGAAGTCCAGCGTGGCAACCGAATCGAGGGCGTGGAAGTCCACCGCAACACCACCGACGGCGTTCGAGACTTCCTGTTGCACACGGCTCCAGTGACCGAGGACGGCGGGACCGAAGCGTTCGCCATCTACGTCGATATCACCGAGCAGAAAGAGCGCGAGCGCAAACTCGCCAGCCAGAACGAGCGACTGGAGGAGTTCGCCAGCGTCGTCTCTCACGACCTGCGCAACCCGCTGAACGTCGCGCACGGTCGGTTCGAGATGCTGGCCGAAGAGATAGACGACGACAACGAACACGTCCCGCCGCTGTCGCGGGCGCTAGACCGGATGGACGCACTGGTCGGAGACTTGCTGGCACTCGCTCGCCGCGGGCAACTCGTGGACGAGTCCGAGCGCGTGTCGCTCGTCAACGCGGCCAACACGGCGTGGACCACGGTCCAGACAGACACCGCGACGCTCGAACTCGACGGCGACCTCGTGGTGGACGCCGACGACGCGCGCTTCAGGGAGTTGTTGGAGAACCTGTTCCGCAACTCGGTCCGGCACAGCAGCGAAGACGTGACCATCGAGGTGGGGGCGCTCGACGACGGCACGGGGTTCTACGTCCAAGACGACGGACCGGGTATCCCAGAGTCGCTACGCGAGCGGGTCTTCGACCACGGGTACACCACCTCTGACGAAGGCACTGGTTTCGGACTCGCTATCGTCTCAAGCATCGCGGAGGCTCACGGCTGGGAAGTCCGCCTCGAAGAGAACGCTGCGGGCGGTGCCCGCTTCGTGTTCACGCAGGTGTCGGTCCACGAGCAACCAGTTGGACGGTAG
- a CDS encoding CheF family chemotaxis protein: MSEKVIADFVARFSLGSFDDPEPVRGRIVLSPKRLVLAMADDKQTVPLSAIFDVTVGHVPGEMEEFFQDTISVAYEDDGTKRVAVIEAGSEEVGRFKTILFKAILNGTRAKIKHPARIGGRVTDESFETAKLRIKPGVVRFGGSGGTTEVHLANVTYFQREEREVGSVVAIRHSHQGQTVTSEFGIETTRKLNLLGRYLRLEYSELAKSVEDVSASEEELEALVAIYSGAGSGDLAGMLGFDSSRVTMLLNDLHDKGLVDEGEKGLSLTAQGQLLVSDRIETVNT; the protein is encoded by the coding sequence ATGTCCGAAAAGGTAATCGCCGACTTCGTCGCACGGTTCAGTCTCGGGTCGTTCGACGACCCCGAACCCGTCCGAGGTCGAATCGTCCTCAGTCCGAAACGCCTCGTCTTAGCGATGGCAGACGATAAACAGACAGTCCCACTCTCTGCCATCTTCGACGTTACCGTCGGCCACGTGCCCGGTGAGATGGAAGAGTTCTTCCAAGACACGATTTCGGTCGCGTACGAAGACGACGGCACGAAACGGGTCGCAGTAATCGAGGCCGGTTCGGAGGAGGTCGGTCGGTTCAAGACGATTCTGTTCAAGGCGATACTCAACGGGACGCGAGCGAAAATCAAACATCCAGCACGAATCGGTGGACGCGTGACCGACGAGTCGTTCGAGACTGCGAAGTTGCGAATCAAGCCGGGCGTCGTCCGATTCGGTGGTTCGGGTGGTACGACGGAAGTACACCTGGCCAACGTCACTTACTTCCAACGAGAGGAACGGGAAGTCGGGTCGGTCGTCGCGATTCGCCACTCACACCAAGGCCAAACTGTGACCTCCGAGTTCGGCATCGAGACCACGCGGAAGCTGAACTTGCTCGGTCGGTATCTCCGCTTGGAATACTCCGAACTCGCCAAGTCCGTCGAAGACGTGAGCGCGTCCGAAGAAGAACTCGAAGCACTCGTCGCTATCTACTCCGGTGCCGGGAGTGGGGACCTCGCAGGGATGCTCGGCTTCGATTCGAGTCGCGTGACGATGCTACTCAACGACCTCCACGACAAAGGTCTCGTAGACGAGGGTGAGAAGGGCTTGTCGCTGACGGCTCAGGGACAACTGCTCGTCAGCGACCGCATCGAAACCGTCAACACCTAA
- a CDS encoding lysylphosphatidylglycerol synthase transmembrane domain-containing protein → MSAESPGVTIDRRTKLKALVGFVVAGVLLYLFGRVIGWDEILRTFQEAQPAWLLAACLSTLASLVIWSKSWDVILHTVGIDVPFRKIVVTYLAATFADYATPFGKAGGGPFIAYVLAADTDANYQDSLASVVTADLLNLLPFFTFAGVGTLALLIRGEVPRQARTLVVGLGGLAILVPLFIYAGWKRRTLVTRIVGGVTEPLARRTDRIDADGIRERTEEFYGHVDHIAASRGQLLHTLVYAYVGWLCFAAPLYFAAQTLGQSISPFIVLFVVPASSLAGIVPTPGGVGGVEFALVGLLVALTSFSPELAASVALVYRVASYWFTLAVGGLAAFPVIRRT, encoded by the coding sequence ATGTCGGCAGAGTCACCCGGCGTGACGATCGACCGCCGGACGAAACTGAAAGCACTCGTGGGGTTCGTCGTCGCCGGAGTCCTCCTGTACCTCTTCGGGCGCGTCATCGGGTGGGACGAGATACTCCGAACGTTCCAAGAAGCACAGCCAGCGTGGCTTCTCGCGGCCTGCCTCTCGACGCTCGCCTCGCTGGTCATCTGGTCTAAGTCGTGGGACGTCATCCTCCACACCGTCGGCATCGACGTTCCGTTCCGGAAAATCGTCGTCACCTACCTGGCGGCAACGTTCGCCGACTACGCGACGCCGTTCGGAAAGGCCGGTGGCGGCCCGTTCATCGCGTACGTCCTCGCCGCCGACACGGACGCGAACTACCAGGACAGTCTCGCCAGCGTCGTCACTGCCGACCTACTCAATTTGCTTCCGTTCTTCACGTTCGCGGGTGTCGGCACGCTCGCGCTCCTGATTCGAGGAGAAGTTCCGCGACAGGCACGCACGCTCGTCGTCGGCCTCGGGGGCCTCGCTATCCTCGTTCCACTTTTCATCTACGCCGGATGGAAACGACGGACTCTCGTCACGCGTATCGTCGGCGGCGTCACCGAACCGCTCGCGCGCCGCACCGACCGCATCGACGCAGACGGCATCCGTGAGCGCACGGAAGAGTTCTACGGCCACGTGGACCACATCGCCGCCAGTCGCGGTCAACTCCTTCACACGCTCGTCTACGCCTACGTCGGGTGGCTCTGCTTCGCCGCGCCGCTCTACTTCGCAGCCCAGACGCTCGGCCAGAGCATCAGTCCGTTCATCGTGCTGTTCGTCGTCCCTGCCAGTTCGCTCGCGGGCATCGTCCCGACTCCCGGCGGCGTCGGTGGCGTCGAGTTCGCCTTGGTCGGCCTGCTCGTCGCGCTGACGAGTTTCTCGCCAGAACTAGCTGCGAGCGTCGCGCTGGTCTACCGTGTCGCAAGTTACTGGTTTACGCTCGCCGTCGGCGGTCTCGCCGCGTTCCCCGTGATTCGCCGGACCTGA